In the genome of Methanobacterium bryantii, the window CCTCTGCAACTTTGAATATACTATGTAATTAATAGCTAATAATTAAAGTTGTTTAATGTTGAATTAGCGTGTTGTATATTGGATTAGGTTACTGCAGGATATATCATGAATATAGATTAGTCTCTAAATTCTGGTAAAATTTCCCTCTCGCAGAATTCTATAAAACCTGGCTGGTCTGTACCTACATGCTGAATACAGACATGATCAAAACCTGCATCAACATAGCTTTTAATCTCATCTATGTGGTCTTGAGGATCGCTGCTGCAGACCATCTGTTCAGCGAGAAGATCTTCATTAATTATTCCTCCAAGCTGTTCAAAATGGGATGGTGTTGCTAAATCTCCATTTAACTGGACTGTATTTGCTTTTATTGGCCAGTATTTGTAAGCTGTATGTTTTGCTTCATCGTCGTCTTCTGCCCAGCATACTGCAGCTTCACCGTAACATGGTTTTCCTTCTCCTCCAGATTCATTAAATTTTTTAGTAATTTTTTCTTTAGGAGACTGTGCTATTAATCCGTCGCCACTTGTCCCTGCTAATTCAGATGCCATTTCTCCTTCTGCAGCTATATAAATTGGAGGTAATTCTTCAGGTTTGGTATAGACCTTTGCATTTTCAACAGTGTAATAACATCCATCATAATCCTGCAGTCCATCGCCTCCATTCCACAGAGTTCTAATTATATCTACAGCTTCTGCAAGCATATTTATCCTTGTAGGGGTTGGAGGCCATTCATCACCTAAAACATGTTCATTTAAATTTTCTCCAGAACCTACGCCCAGTATAAATCTTCCGGGAAGCATTGATGCGGCCGTAGCTGCGGCCTGAGCAATAATTGCAGGGTGTATTCTAAATGTTGGGCAGGTAACTCCTGTTGCAATAGGTATGCTTTCTGTTGCCTGGGATATACCTCCGAGTGTACCCCAGACAAAAGGGCTGTTCCCCTCTTTATTTATCCAGGGGTGATAATGATCTGAAATCATCGCAAAATCAAATCCCGCATCTTCAGCTCTTTTAGCGTTATGTATCAACTCTAACGGCGGGTATTTTTCACTACCCAATTTATAGCCGATCTCAACCATGTTATGCATCCTCCCACATTTTTTAATTTAATATTTTTCTATAAAATAGTAATACTTATTCATGGAATAGTATTTATTTTTTTCAAACATGTTTTGAAAATGAACTCAATATGGTGTTAACATATATTTATTTAAAAGAACAGTTTTGGTATTAAATTAAAGTATATGTAATACCTTCAAGATTCGGTTAAATTTACTTTTTTGAAAAAATCAGGATTTTGTATATCATTATATATAGCTCAAGTGGTTGAAATAGGTATATCTTGAACATTTTGAATTTTAATTTTTTATTAATTATGTATTTAATGGGTTTATTCTGGTAAATTCTAAATTTTTATGTTTAATTGAGCTTAATTGGAATGAATTTTGTTTTTTATCTTAAACTCTAATTTTTCTATTAATAATTGCAGCAGAAAATTTTTAAATTTTAATATTTGAGAAGGGTTAGTTATAATAAATAATACAAATATAATAATTAGTACTAAAATTGGTGTGCTGGAGGGTTTGAAAACAAATTTTCTAAATTTGAAGTGAATTAAAATGGTTCAATGTCCAGTATGTGAAGATACCGAAAAAATTCGTTATATGTCGAGTTACTTAACGGAGTTTTGTGTTGAAGTTCAATTTATCTGTGGTAACTGTGGAAATGTCTTTAGAGAAACTGTGGATATTGATGAGTGATTTAAGTTCAGCGTCCTTTTTGAGTTAGTTATTGTGTTAAAATTTAAAAAATTTAATAGAAATCATAAAATTTAGCTTCGTCATATGTAAGTATAGCGAAGTAAATATTTTTCATTCTGAAAATTATATT includes:
- a CDS encoding TIGR03557 family F420-dependent LLM class oxidoreductase, which encodes MVEIGYKLGSEKYPPLELIHNAKRAEDAGFDFAMISDHYHPWINKEGNSPFVWGTLGGISQATESIPIATGVTCPTFRIHPAIIAQAAATAASMLPGRFILGVGSGENLNEHVLGDEWPPTPTRINMLAEAVDIIRTLWNGGDGLQDYDGCYYTVENAKVYTKPEELPPIYIAAEGEMASELAGTSGDGLIAQSPKEKITKKFNESGGEGKPCYGEAAVCWAEDDDEAKHTAYKYWPIKANTVQLNGDLATPSHFEQLGGIINEDLLAEQMVCSSDPQDHIDEIKSYVDAGFDHVCIQHVGTDQPGFIEFCEREILPEFRD